In Candidatus Eisenbacteria bacterium, one genomic interval encodes:
- a CDS encoding T9SS type A sorting domain-containing protein, giving the protein MDKTNRPRAGRSRIILALFLLSAIVAVGLRAGEAEAFAVGHTSVTYQDPARGNRSIPTEIYYPALTAGENVPVAEGLFPVVTFGHGFLLPYDIYSFVWNGLVPDGFIVALPRTEGSLTPSHGEFGKDLAFLVAKLRAEGANSGSLFYERVSDAAAVMGHSMGGGASFLAAAEDPTITALANFAAAETNPSAIAAAGSITVPSLLLAGSRDCVTPPSQHQIPMYDALASGCKTYVNITGASHCQFAAYNFTCSLGETGCPSPTITRAVQHGITIEYLSLWLDFHLKGNASSWIQFQDLLASDGRVTFLQECAITSVARGESGVPLSSRIDLAARPNPFNPSTTIVVSLPEKAAARLLVYDARGRAVRTLLAREIPAGITTIEWDGTDDGGAPLPSGAYFSRIETRDGARTVKLILVR; this is encoded by the coding sequence ATGGACAAGACGAATCGTCCACGCGCCGGGCGATCCCGAATCATCCTTGCCCTTTTCCTCTTGTCCGCGATTGTTGCCGTCGGCCTCCGAGCCGGCGAGGCGGAGGCCTTCGCGGTCGGGCACACGAGCGTCACCTATCAGGATCCGGCTCGCGGAAACAGGAGCATCCCGACTGAAATCTACTATCCGGCGCTCACCGCGGGCGAGAACGTCCCGGTCGCGGAGGGTCTCTTCCCGGTCGTGACGTTCGGGCACGGCTTTCTTCTTCCGTACGACATCTACTCGTTCGTTTGGAACGGCCTCGTGCCGGACGGCTTCATCGTCGCGCTCCCGCGCACCGAGGGCAGCCTCACGCCGAGCCACGGGGAGTTCGGAAAGGACCTCGCGTTTCTCGTCGCCAAGCTCCGTGCGGAAGGGGCGAACTCCGGCTCGCTCTTCTACGAGCGCGTCTCCGACGCGGCCGCCGTGATGGGCCACTCGATGGGAGGAGGAGCGAGCTTTCTCGCCGCGGCCGAGGACCCCACGATCACGGCGCTCGCCAACTTCGCGGCCGCCGAAACGAATCCCTCGGCGATCGCCGCCGCCGGCTCGATCACGGTCCCGTCGCTTCTCCTCGCCGGATCGCGCGACTGCGTGACGCCCCCCTCGCAGCATCAGATCCCGATGTACGACGCCCTCGCCTCCGGCTGCAAGACGTACGTGAACATCACGGGAGCGAGCCACTGCCAGTTCGCCGCGTACAACTTCACGTGCAGCCTCGGAGAGACCGGCTGCCCGAGCCCGACGATCACGAGGGCCGTACAGCACGGGATCACGATCGAGTATCTCTCGCTCTGGCTCGATTTCCACCTCAAGGGAAATGCCTCTTCGTGGATCCAGTTCCAAGACCTGCTCGCGTCGGACGGACGCGTGACCTTCCTCCAAGAGTGCGCGATCACATCCGTCGCGCGCGGGGAATCCGGAGTTCCCCTCTCGTCCCGGATCGATCTCGCCGCCCGCCCGAACCCGTTCAACCCGTCGACGACGATCGTTGTCTCTCTGCCGGAAAAGGCCGCGGCACGGCTTCTCGTTTACGATGCGCGCGGGCGCGCCGTGAGGACGCTCCTCGCGCGCGAGATTCCCGCGGGGATCACAACGATCGAGTGGGACGGCACCGACGATGGCGGCGCGCCGCTCCCTTCGGGCGCGTACTTCTCGCGGATCGAGACGAGAGACGGCGCGCGGACGGTGAAGCTGATCCTCGTTCGGTAG